A window from Manis javanica isolate MJ-LG chromosome 10, MJ_LKY, whole genome shotgun sequence encodes these proteins:
- the LOC108395018 gene encoding olfactory receptor 6C2-like, producing the protein MKNYTVLTTFILVGLTDDPNLQILLFLFLFTTYLLSVIGNLTIITLTFVDVHLKTPMYFFLRNFSILEVSFTTVCVPRYLYILATGDNTVTYNTCATQLFFITVLGVTEFFLLTAMSYDRYVAICKPLHYMSIMNSRTCTTFLTGCYLSALMIVLPPYVMVFELVFCDSNVIDHFACDAAPVLKISCSDTESIERFVLVAAVLTLTVTLVCVTMSYTHIIRTILRFPSAQQRKKAFSTCSSHIIVVSITYGSCIFMYIRPPAEELFSLNKMVSVLMTSVAPVMNPFIYTLRNKQVIQAFKDII; encoded by the coding sequence ATGAAAAATTACACAGTGTTAACAACATTCATCCTGGTAGGACTGACAGATGACCCAAATCTACAGATTctgcttttcctctttctgttcaCCACCTACCTGCTGAGTGTAATTGGGAACCTGACCATCATCACCCTCACCTTTGTAGACGTCCACCTTAAAACTCCTATGTACTTCTTTCTCCGCAACTTCTCCATTTTAGAAGTCTCTTTTACCACTGTCTGTGTTCCCAGATACCTGTATATCCTTGCCACTGGGGACAATACAGTTACCTACAATACTTGTGCCACTCAATTGTTTTTTATTACTGTCCTGGGTGTCACTGAGTTCTTTCTCCTGActgccatgtcctatgaccgctatgtggccatctgcaaacccctgcattacATGAGCATCATGAACAGCAGGACCTGTACCACGTTCCTCACAGGCTGTTACCTGTCAGCTCTGATGATTGTCCTCCCACCTTATGTCATGGTATTTGAGCTCGTGTTTTGTGACTCCAATGTCATAGATCACTTTGCCTGTGATGCTGCTCCCGTCCTGAAGATCTCCTGCTCTGACACAGAGTCCATAGAGCGATTTGTCTTGGTCGCAGCCGTGCTGACACTCACTGTCACCTTGGTGTGTGTGACCATGTCCTACACACACATCATCAGAACCATCCTCAGATTcccttctgcccagcaaaggaagAAGGCTTTTTCTACCTGCTCTTCCCATATCATTGTGGTTTCTATCACTTACGGCAGCTGCATCTTTATGTATATCAGACCACCTGCCGAAGAATTGTTCTCTCTGAATAAGATGGTGTCAGTACTCATGACTTCAGTTGCCCCAGTAATGAACCCCTTCATTTATACTCTGAGGAACAAGCAAGTGATACAAGCCTTCAAAGACATTATCTAA